From Anomalospiza imberbis isolate Cuckoo-Finch-1a 21T00152 chromosome 6, ASM3175350v1, whole genome shotgun sequence, one genomic window encodes:
- the TDP1 gene encoding tyrosyl-DNA phosphodiesterase 1 isoform X2, producing the protein MLQEGAHGKWTVSSSDESAEENSDSEKPCTSSLSDPACGRTSGPQYPCSEARKAAHKRKASPLKLTDKSLSTDAPPAVKQRPSQEGSGWCLSSSDEEPEDQKKHIHKETVKEEKCDVPEEHPLSLCKDDKLLENLKEEEYNVTPSEAQDTWDLVTGGNPFRFFLTKVSGIEQNYNSGALHIKDILSPLFGTLISSAQFNYCIDVGWLVRQYPQEFRKKPLLIVHGEKRESKAELIAQARPYENISFCQAKLDIAFGTHHTKMMLLLYEEGLRVVIHTSNLIAEDWHQKTQGIWLSPLYPRLPKGASSSAGESATNFKSDLISYLAAYNSPALKEWIDLIQEHDLSETRVYLLGSTPGRYQGSDKEKWGHLRLRKLLKEHALSIPAHESWPLVGQFSSIGSMGADGSKWLCSEFQESLVAASSSVTTFRKCDVPIHLVYPTVNNVRQSLEGYPAGGSLPYSIQTAQKQLWLHSYFHKWSAEVTGRTHAIPHIKTYMRLSPDFQKIAWFLVTSANLSKAAWGALEKNGSQMMIRSYELGVLFLPSAFGLDKGYFHVGRGNLPERKDSATYFPVPYDLPPEQYGCKDQPWIWNIPYTDAPDTHGNMWVPS; encoded by the exons ATGCTTCAGGAAGGCGCACACGGTAAATGGACAGTATCTAGCAGCGATGAAAGTGCTGAGGAAAATTCTGACAGTGAAAAACCATGTACGTCTTCATTGTCAGATCCTGCATGTGGTAGAACAAGTGGACCACAATATCCATGCTCTGAAGCTAGGAAAGCTGCCCACAAGAGAAAAGCTTCTCCCCTGAAGCTCACTGATAAAAGTCTTTCTACAGATGCACCTCCAGCAGTAAAACAGAGACCAAGCCAAGAAGGCTCAGGTTGGTGTCTTTCTAGTAGTGATGAAGAACCTGAAGATCAGAAAAAGCATATCCACAAAGAAacagtgaaagaagaaaaatgtgatgTGCCCGAAGAGCATCCTTTGAGTCTTTGCAAAGATGACAAACTCTTGGAGAACCTGAAAGAAGAGGAGTATAATGTAACACCCAGTGAAGCCCAGGATACCTGGGATTTGGTGACTGGAGGCAATCCTTTCAGGTTTTTTCTCACTAAAGTCAGTGGAATTGAACAGAACTATAATTCTGGAGCCCTGCACATAAAAG ataTTTTGTCTCCTCTTTTTGGAACTCTCATATCTTCTGCCCAG TTTAACTACTGTATAGATGTGGGATGGCTTGTAAGACAGTACCCGCAGGAATTCAG GAAGAAGCCATTGCTGATAGTTCACGGTGAGAAGAGAGAATCCAAAGCTGAACTAATTGCACAAGCACGGCCTTATGAGAATATTAGCTTTTGTCAG GCTAAACTGGATATTGCATTTGGAACTCACCATAC gaaaatgatgTTGTTGCTGTATGAAGAAGGTCTTCGAGTTGTGATACATACATCCAATCTTATTGCTGAAGATTGGCACCAGAAAACTCAGGG aataTGGCTAAGCCCTTTATATCCAAGGCTACCTAAGGGAGCATCTAGTTCTGCTGGTGAATCTGCGACTAATTTTAAGTCTGACCTAATAAGTTACTTGGCAGCTTACAATTCTCCTGCACTCAAGGAATGGATAGATCTGATTCAAGAACATGATTTATCAGAAACAAG agtGTATCTGCTTGGTTCTACCCCTGGACGATATCAAGGCAGTGATAAAGAAAAGTGGGGCCATCTTAGGCTCAGAAAG CTTTTGAAGGAGCATGCTTTGTCAATACCAGCACATGAATCCTGGCCTCTTGTTGGACAGTTCTCAAGCATTGGTTCAATGGGAGCTGATGGATCCAAATGGCTGTGCTCAGAGTTCCAGGAGAGCCTGGTGGCTGCAAGCAGCAGTGTGACAACTTTCCGTAAATGCGATGTCCCAATTCATTTG GTTTATCCTACTGTGAACAATGTGAGGCAAAGTCTAGAAGGCTATCCTG ctGGTGGCTCACTTCCGTACAGTATACAGACAGCACAGAAACAGCTGTGGTTGCATTCCTATTTTCA CAAATGGTCAGCAGAAGTCACGGGTCGAACTCATGCTATACCTCACATTAAGACATACATGAGACTCTCTCCTGACTTCCAGAAGATTGCTTGGTTCTTGGTAACAAG TGCCAATCTCTCTAAagcagcctggggagctctggagaAAAATGGCAGCCAAATGATGATCCGTTCGTATGAACTTGGAGTTCTTTTCTTGCCTTCAGCATTT GGATTGGACAAAGGTTATTTTCATGTAGGAAGGGGAAATCTTCCAGAAAGGAAAGATTCAGCAACATATTTTCCTGTACCTTATGACCTCCCACCAGAACAGTATGGATGCAAAG
- the TDP1 gene encoding tyrosyl-DNA phosphodiesterase 1 isoform X1 yields the protein MLQEGAHGKWTVSSSDESAEENSDSEKPCTSSLSDPACGRTSGPQYPCSEARKAAHKRKASPLKLTDKSLSTDAPPAVKQRPSQEGSGWCLSSSDEEPEDQKKHIHKETVKEEKCDVPEEHPLSLCKDDKLLENLKEEEYNVTPSEAQDTWDLVTGGNPFRFFLTKVSGIEQNYNSGALHIKGEQVASTRRGLLGESKRMLIFGLWVFLNAYILSPLFGTLISSAQFNYCIDVGWLVRQYPQEFRKKPLLIVHGEKRESKAELIAQARPYENISFCQAKLDIAFGTHHTKMMLLLYEEGLRVVIHTSNLIAEDWHQKTQGIWLSPLYPRLPKGASSSAGESATNFKSDLISYLAAYNSPALKEWIDLIQEHDLSETRVYLLGSTPGRYQGSDKEKWGHLRLRKLLKEHALSIPAHESWPLVGQFSSIGSMGADGSKWLCSEFQESLVAASSSVTTFRKCDVPIHLVYPTVNNVRQSLEGYPAGGSLPYSIQTAQKQLWLHSYFHKWSAEVTGRTHAIPHIKTYMRLSPDFQKIAWFLVTSANLSKAAWGALEKNGSQMMIRSYELGVLFLPSAFGLDKGYFHVGRGNLPERKDSATYFPVPYDLPPEQYGCKDQPWIWNIPYTDAPDTHGNMWVPS from the exons ATGCTTCAGGAAGGCGCACACGGTAAATGGACAGTATCTAGCAGCGATGAAAGTGCTGAGGAAAATTCTGACAGTGAAAAACCATGTACGTCTTCATTGTCAGATCCTGCATGTGGTAGAACAAGTGGACCACAATATCCATGCTCTGAAGCTAGGAAAGCTGCCCACAAGAGAAAAGCTTCTCCCCTGAAGCTCACTGATAAAAGTCTTTCTACAGATGCACCTCCAGCAGTAAAACAGAGACCAAGCCAAGAAGGCTCAGGTTGGTGTCTTTCTAGTAGTGATGAAGAACCTGAAGATCAGAAAAAGCATATCCACAAAGAAacagtgaaagaagaaaaatgtgatgTGCCCGAAGAGCATCCTTTGAGTCTTTGCAAAGATGACAAACTCTTGGAGAACCTGAAAGAAGAGGAGTATAATGTAACACCCAGTGAAGCCCAGGATACCTGGGATTTGGTGACTGGAGGCAATCCTTTCAGGTTTTTTCTCACTAAAGTCAGTGGAATTGAACAGAACTATAATTCTGGAGCCCTGCACATAAAAGGTGAACAAGTGGCTTCTACTAGAAGAGGGCTTTTGGGAGAAAGCAAGAGAATGCTTATTTTTGGTTTGTgggtatttttaaatgcat ataTTTTGTCTCCTCTTTTTGGAACTCTCATATCTTCTGCCCAG TTTAACTACTGTATAGATGTGGGATGGCTTGTAAGACAGTACCCGCAGGAATTCAG GAAGAAGCCATTGCTGATAGTTCACGGTGAGAAGAGAGAATCCAAAGCTGAACTAATTGCACAAGCACGGCCTTATGAGAATATTAGCTTTTGTCAG GCTAAACTGGATATTGCATTTGGAACTCACCATAC gaaaatgatgTTGTTGCTGTATGAAGAAGGTCTTCGAGTTGTGATACATACATCCAATCTTATTGCTGAAGATTGGCACCAGAAAACTCAGGG aataTGGCTAAGCCCTTTATATCCAAGGCTACCTAAGGGAGCATCTAGTTCTGCTGGTGAATCTGCGACTAATTTTAAGTCTGACCTAATAAGTTACTTGGCAGCTTACAATTCTCCTGCACTCAAGGAATGGATAGATCTGATTCAAGAACATGATTTATCAGAAACAAG agtGTATCTGCTTGGTTCTACCCCTGGACGATATCAAGGCAGTGATAAAGAAAAGTGGGGCCATCTTAGGCTCAGAAAG CTTTTGAAGGAGCATGCTTTGTCAATACCAGCACATGAATCCTGGCCTCTTGTTGGACAGTTCTCAAGCATTGGTTCAATGGGAGCTGATGGATCCAAATGGCTGTGCTCAGAGTTCCAGGAGAGCCTGGTGGCTGCAAGCAGCAGTGTGACAACTTTCCGTAAATGCGATGTCCCAATTCATTTG GTTTATCCTACTGTGAACAATGTGAGGCAAAGTCTAGAAGGCTATCCTG ctGGTGGCTCACTTCCGTACAGTATACAGACAGCACAGAAACAGCTGTGGTTGCATTCCTATTTTCA CAAATGGTCAGCAGAAGTCACGGGTCGAACTCATGCTATACCTCACATTAAGACATACATGAGACTCTCTCCTGACTTCCAGAAGATTGCTTGGTTCTTGGTAACAAG TGCCAATCTCTCTAAagcagcctggggagctctggagaAAAATGGCAGCCAAATGATGATCCGTTCGTATGAACTTGGAGTTCTTTTCTTGCCTTCAGCATTT GGATTGGACAAAGGTTATTTTCATGTAGGAAGGGGAAATCTTCCAGAAAGGAAAGATTCAGCAACATATTTTCCTGTACCTTATGACCTCCCACCAGAACAGTATGGATGCAAAG